A section of the Rhodobacter sp. genome encodes:
- a CDS encoding pyridoxal-phosphate dependent enzyme produces the protein MYIPTYDDMLAAHERIAPHIRRTPIRTSDYLNELTGADLVFKCENFQEPGAFKVRGATNAVFGLSAEQAARGVATHSSGNHASCLSYAAKLRGIPCNVVMPRTAPQAKKDTVRRYGGVITECEPSTSSREETFARVQAETGGDFVHPYNDPRVIAGQGTCARELWEQSGGLDAVVAPIGGGGMISGTCLTLSTLAPDCQVIAAEPEQADDAYRSFKAGHIIADDAPKTVADGLLVPLKELTWHFVSNRVSEIHTASDAEIIEAMKLTWKHLRVVMEPSSAVPLAVILKNRAAFAGKRVGVIITGGNVDLDRLPWMAG, from the coding sequence ATGTATATTCCCACCTATGACGACATGCTGGCCGCGCACGAGCGGATCGCGCCCCATATCCGGCGCACGCCGATCCGGACCTCGGATTACCTGAACGAACTGACCGGCGCGGACCTGGTCTTCAAATGCGAAAACTTCCAGGAGCCGGGCGCCTTCAAGGTGCGCGGCGCCACCAACGCGGTGTTCGGCCTGAGTGCCGAGCAGGCGGCGCGGGGCGTGGCGACGCATTCGTCGGGCAATCATGCCTCGTGCCTGAGCTATGCGGCGAAATTGCGCGGCATCCCCTGCAACGTGGTCATGCCGCGCACCGCGCCGCAGGCCAAGAAGGACACGGTGCGCCGCTATGGCGGGGTGATTACCGAATGCGAGCCCTCGACCTCGTCGCGCGAGGAAACCTTTGCCCGGGTGCAGGCGGAAACCGGTGGGGATTTCGTGCATCCCTATAACGACCCGCGCGTGATCGCGGGGCAGGGGACCTGCGCGCGCGAACTGTGGGAGCAGTCCGGCGGTCTGGATGCCGTGGTGGCGCCGATCGGCGGGGGCGGGATGATCTCGGGCACCTGTCTGACGCTGTCCACGCTGGCGCCCGACTGCCAGGTGATCGCGGCCGAGCCCGAGCAGGCGGACGACGCCTATCGCAGCTTCAAGGCCGGGCATATCATCGCCGACGACGCGCCGAAAACCGTGGCCGACGGGTTGCTGGTGCCGCTGAAGGAGCTGACCTGGCATTTCGTGTCGAACCGCGTCAGCGAAATCCATACCGCCAGCGACGCCGAGATCATCGAGGCGATGAAGCTGACCTGGAAGCACCTGCGCGTCGTCATGGAGCCCTCGAGCGCGGTGCCGCTTGCGGTGATCCTCAAGAACAGGGCCGCCTTTGCCGGCAAGCGTGTCGGCGTCATCATCACCGGCGGCAACGTCGATCTGGACAGGTTGCCCTGGATGGCGGGGTGA
- a CDS encoding aminotransferase class V-fold PLP-dependent enzyme, whose protein sequence is MHAQNPVFIPGPTNMPDAIRKACDVATLDHRSPAFAAMFRPAVAGVKRVLKMDAGEVFLLPATGTGGWEAAITNTLSPGDTVLAARFGMFSQRWIDLCQRHGLTVEILETPWGHGMPQERIQAALKADTQGRIKAVLATHNETATGVRSDIGGLRKAMDRAGHGALLFVDGVSSIASMPFEFSRWGVDIAVTGSQKGFMLPAGLAILGVSDKALASMAGAGLARTYFDLRDQQKGYAAGGYPYTPPVGLIAGLARSIEMLEEEGLDAVFARHHRLAEGVRRAVAAWGLEICAASPALASDTVTAVVAPPGFDGTEVVKLAAEKYHVAFGVGLGAVAGKVFRIGHLGMLSDVMVLAGLATAEMVMADLGWPVRLGSGVAAAQEYFRGTVRLAAAA, encoded by the coding sequence ATGCACGCCCAGAACCCCGTTTTCATTCCCGGCCCCACCAACATGCCCGACGCGATCCGCAAGGCCTGCGACGTGGCGACCCTGGATCACCGCTCGCCGGCGTTTGCGGCGATGTTCCGCCCCGCCGTGGCCGGGGTGAAGCGGGTGCTGAAGATGGACGCGGGCGAGGTTTTCCTGCTGCCCGCCACCGGCACCGGCGGCTGGGAAGCGGCGATCACCAACACCCTCAGCCCGGGCGATACCGTTCTGGCCGCGCGCTTCGGCATGTTCAGCCAACGCTGGATCGACCTGTGCCAGCGGCACGGCTTGACGGTCGAGATCCTGGAAACCCCCTGGGGGCACGGCATGCCGCAGGAACGGATCCAGGCCGCGCTGAAGGCCGACACCCAGGGCCGTATCAAGGCGGTGCTGGCCACGCACAACGAAACGGCGACCGGCGTCCGGTCCGACATCGGCGGCCTGCGCAAGGCGATGGACCGTGCCGGGCATGGCGCGCTGCTGTTCGTGGACGGGGTCAGTTCCATTGCGTCGATGCCGTTCGAATTCAGCCGGTGGGGCGTCGATATCGCCGTGACCGGCAGTCAAAAGGGCTTCATGCTGCCGGCGGGTCTGGCGATCCTGGGCGTGTCGGACAAGGCGCTTGCGTCGATGGCCGGTGCCGGGCTGGCGCGCACCTATTTCGACCTGCGCGACCAGCAAAAGGGCTACGCGGCGGGCGGCTATCCCTATACGCCCCCGGTCGGCCTGATCGCGGGTCTGGCCAGGTCCATCGAGATGCTCGAGGAGGAAGGTCTCGACGCCGTCTTTGCCCGCCATCACCGCCTGGCCGAGGGGGTGCGCCGCGCGGTGGCCGCCTGGGGGCTGGAGATCTGCGCGGCCTCACCGGCGCTGGCCTCGGACACGGTGACGGCGGTTGTCGCGCCCCCCGGGTTCGACGGCACCGAGGTCGTGAAACTGGCGGCCGAGAAGTATCACGTCGCCTTTGGCGTCGGACTGGGCGCGGTCGCGGGCAAGGTGTTCCGCATCGGGCATCTGGGGATGCTGTCGGATGTGATGGTGCTGGCGGGTCTGGCGACGGCGGAAATGGTCATGGCCGATCTGGGCTGGCCGGTCCGGCTGGGATCGGGCGTGGCGGCGGCGCAGGAGTATTTCCGCGGCACCGTGCGCCTGGCGGCGGCGGCATAA
- a CDS encoding IclR family transcriptional regulator → MTDQPRRGRPKAFHDRTEQNTVRALDRAMALLQALAASDGLTLTELAQAQGESPATVYRVLTTLAQRQMVELDPRGQVWHVGAGTFRAGAAFLRRTNVVERARAPMQALMRATDETANLGIEQQGEVLFLTQVETQRAIRAFFPPGTRSPMHASGIGKALLAWSAPRALGPLAGFTPATITDAGALSADLALTRARGYALDDEERTPGMRCVAAAVFNAHGEPVAGVSVSGPAFRMPDSGLSAIGAQVAAAAAEVTEALGGQPPKADNKNQD, encoded by the coding sequence ATGACCGATCAACCCAGACGCGGCCGGCCCAAGGCCTTTCATGACCGGACCGAACAGAACACCGTGCGCGCGCTGGATCGTGCCATGGCGCTGTTGCAGGCCCTGGCGGCATCGGACGGCCTGACCCTGACCGAACTGGCACAGGCGCAGGGCGAATCGCCCGCCACGGTCTACCGGGTGCTGACCACGCTGGCGCAGCGGCAGATGGTGGAACTGGACCCCAGGGGGCAGGTCTGGCACGTCGGCGCGGGCACCTTTCGGGCCGGCGCCGCGTTTCTCAGGCGCACGAATGTCGTCGAACGCGCGCGCGCGCCCATGCAGGCGCTGATGCGGGCCACCGATGAAACCGCGAATCTGGGGATCGAACAGCAGGGCGAGGTCCTGTTCCTGACCCAGGTCGAAACCCAACGCGCGATCCGCGCCTTTTTCCCGCCGGGCACGCGCAGCCCGATGCACGCCTCGGGCATCGGCAAGGCGCTGCTGGCCTGGTCCGCGCCGCGCGCGCTGGGCCCATTGGCCGGGTTCACCCCCGCGACCATCACCGACGCCGGCGCCCTGTCCGCCGACCTGGCCCTGACCCGCGCCCGGGGTTACGCGCTGGACGACGAAGAGCGCACGCCCGGGATGCGCTGCGTCGCGGCGGCGGTGTTCAACGCCCACGGCGAGCCGGTCGCGGGGGTCTCGGTCTCGGGGCCGGCGTTTCGGATGCCCGATTCCGGGCTTTCGGCCATCGGCGCCCAGGTCGCCGCCGCCGCGGCCGAGGTGACCGAGGCCCTGGGCGGCCAGCCCCCTAAAGCCGACAATAAAAATCAGGATTGA
- a CDS encoding hemin uptake protein HemP, whose protein sequence is MTLFSHPDLNRAEPVAPPRHAARALTQGGTQAQIELDGKVYDLRITKAGKLILTK, encoded by the coding sequence ATGACCCTGTTTTCGCACCCCGACCTGAACCGCGCCGAACCCGTCGCGCCGCCGCGCCACGCCGCGCGCGCCCTGACCCAGGGCGGCACCCAGGCGCAGATCGAACTGGACGGAAAGGTCTATGACCTGCGCATCACCAAGGCCGGAAAGCTGATCTTGACGAAATAG
- a CDS encoding AbrB family transcriptional regulator, with product MAPFLSRLTAGVPLRVALLTYVLGGAGGLLARWAGLPLGVLLGAMVSVTALSALDFRPWGQGLAVPQKWRNVLVPVIGVAIGASFPADFVAQARHWWVTMVALLVFVPMAQFLGYQLYSRVGGLTPPTAYYAAMPGGFIESLEMGERAGAQMPMLIMLQFLRLILTIVAIPIAFSLIEGHAVGSAAGLSIAGTQPDLTLRHVAELVLLALGGWFLASRLNFPAAVLSGPLLLSGLAHATGLTQAVPPGWAVLVTQWVIGTSLGARLSGFTRGQAGRALMLAALNVSAMLCVATVIAWFLAPRVGEPMSAVVLAFAPGGVSEMSLVALSLHLSAVFVTMHHLARIVLAVLVSRAGLRFLRR from the coding sequence GTGGCGCCGTTCCTGTCCCGCCTGACCGCCGGCGTGCCGCTGCGCGTGGCGCTGCTGACCTATGTGCTGGGCGGGGCGGGCGGGTTGCTGGCGCGCTGGGCCGGGTTGCCGCTTGGCGTGCTGCTGGGCGCGATGGTGAGCGTCACGGCCCTGTCCGCGCTGGACTTCCGGCCCTGGGGGCAGGGGCTGGCGGTTCCGCAGAAATGGCGCAACGTGCTGGTGCCGGTGATCGGCGTGGCGATCGGCGCCAGCTTTCCCGCGGATTTCGTCGCGCAGGCCCGGCATTGGTGGGTGACGATGGTCGCCCTGCTGGTCTTCGTGCCGATGGCGCAATTCCTGGGCTATCAGCTCTATTCCCGGGTCGGCGGTCTGACACCGCCCACGGCCTATTATGCCGCGATGCCCGGCGGTTTCATCGAATCGCTCGAGATGGGCGAACGGGCGGGCGCCCAGATGCCCATGCTCATCATGCTGCAATTCCTGCGGTTGATCCTGACCATCGTCGCCATCCCCATCGCCTTTTCCCTGATCGAGGGACACGCGGTCGGCAGCGCGGCGGGGCTGTCGATCGCCGGGACCCAGCCCGACCTGACCCTGCGGCATGTGGCCGAACTGGTGCTGCTGGCGCTGGGTGGGTGGTTCCTGGCCTCGCGGTTGAACTTTCCCGCCGCGGTTCTGTCGGGTCCCCTGCTTCTGAGCGGGCTGGCCCATGCCACCGGACTGACCCAGGCGGTGCCGCCGGGCTGGGCCGTCCTGGTGACGCAATGGGTCATCGGCACCTCATTGGGGGCGCGGCTGTCGGGATTCACGCGCGGTCAGGCCGGGCGGGCGCTGATGCTGGCGGCGCTGAATGTCAGCGCGATGCTGTGCGTCGCGACGGTGATCGCCTGGTTCCTGGCGCCGCGCGTGGGCGAGCCGATGTCCGCCGTCGTGCTGGCCTTTGCGCCGGGTGGCGTCAGCGAGATGTCGCTGGTCGCCTTGTCGCTGCATCTGAGCGCGGTCTTCGTGACGATGCATCACCTGGCGCGCATCGTGCTGGCGGTGCTGGTATCGCGCGCCGGCCTGCGGTTCCTGCGGCGCTGA
- a CDS encoding SDR family oxidoreductase produces MEHHHSGRHALVTGGGTGIGLAIAQLLAAQGAQVTITGRRIEVLHEAAASHPNLHPLAMDVADEASVVQGTAAAIAARGPVTICVANAGIAEGKSMAKMDMAFWRRMMAINLDGAYVTMRECLPGMLAAGWGRGLFVSSIAGLKGLKGAPAYTASKHGMIGLMRGLSEEYMGAGLTFNALCPGYTETEIVTRNTESIAARAGIDIDKARAIMVQTNRHKRLVRVDEVAAAANWLCGPGSDSINGQTIEIAGGQM; encoded by the coding sequence ATGGAACACCATCACAGCGGACGCCACGCGCTGGTCACCGGCGGCGGCACGGGGATCGGCCTGGCCATTGCGCAACTGCTGGCCGCGCAGGGGGCGCAGGTCACGATCACCGGTCGCCGGATCGAGGTGTTGCACGAGGCCGCGGCCAGCCACCCCAACCTGCACCCGCTGGCGATGGATGTCGCCGACGAGGCCAGCGTCGTGCAGGGCACCGCCGCGGCCATCGCGGCGCGCGGGCCGGTGACGATCTGTGTCGCCAACGCCGGCATCGCCGAGGGCAAGTCGATGGCCAAGATGGACATGGCCTTCTGGCGGCGGATGATGGCGATCAATCTGGACGGCGCCTATGTGACCATGCGCGAATGCCTGCCGGGGATGCTGGCCGCGGGCTGGGGGCGGGGGCTCTTTGTGTCCTCGATCGCCGGGCTGAAGGGTCTGAAGGGCGCGCCGGCCTATACCGCGTCCAAGCATGGGATGATCGGCCTGATGCGCGGCCTGAGCGAGGAATACATGGGCGCCGGGCTGACCTTCAATGCGCTCTGCCCCGGCTATACCGAGACCGAGATCGTCACCCGGAACACCGAATCCATCGCCGCCCGCGCCGGGATCGACATCGACAAGGCCCGCGCCATCATGGTGCAGACCAACCGGCACAAGCGCCTGGTGCGCGTGGACGAGGTCGCGGCGGCCGCGAACTGGTTGTGCGGGCCGGGATCGGACAGCATCAACGGCCAGACGATCGAGATCGCTGGCGGGCAGATGTGA
- a CDS encoding prephenate dehydratase, which yields MIKRIAFQGEPGAYSHEACVASRPDHEALPCNTFEEVIDAVREGRADLAMLPVENSTYGRVADIHRLLPESGLHIVDEAFVRVRIALMALPGMTLDRIDHVRAHLVLIPQARSFLKRHGIRGEAAADSAGAAAELAQHRTPGQGVLASDLAAQIYGLDVLARNIEDHGHNTTRFLVMAPEPDMRRRGSHGMVTTFVFQVRNIPAALYKAMGGFATNGVNMTKLESYMVGGNFTATQFYADIEGHPDDPNVKLALDELGYFTTRLHILGTYPASDSRG from the coding sequence ATGATCAAGCGTATCGCATTCCAGGGAGAGCCGGGGGCCTACTCGCATGAGGCCTGCGTGGCTTCGCGTCCCGATCACGAGGCCTTGCCATGCAACACCTTTGAAGAGGTGATCGACGCCGTGCGCGAGGGGCGCGCGGATCTGGCCATGCTGCCGGTCGAGAATTCGACCTATGGCCGCGTCGCCGACATTCACCGCCTGCTGCCCGAAAGCGGCTTGCATATCGTGGACGAGGCCTTTGTCCGCGTGCGCATTGCCCTGATGGCGCTGCCGGGGATGACGCTGGACCGGATCGACCATGTGCGCGCGCATCTGGTGCTGATCCCGCAGGCGCGGTCGTTCCTGAAGCGGCACGGCATCCGCGGCGAGGCCGCCGCCGACAGCGCCGGTGCGGCCGCCGAGCTGGCGCAGCACCGCACGCCGGGGCAGGGGGTGCTGGCGTCCGACCTGGCGGCGCAGATCTACGGGTTGGACGTGCTGGCGCGCAACATCGAGGATCACGGCCACAACACCACCCGTTTCCTGGTCATGGCGCCAGAACCCGACATGCGCCGCCGCGGCAGCCATGGCATGGTCACCACGTTCGTGTTCCAGGTGCGCAACATTCCGGCCGCTCTCTACAAGGCGATGGGCGGGTTCGCGACCAATGGCGTGAACATGACCAAGCTGGAAAGCTACATGGTGGGCGGCAATTTCACCGCCACCCAGTTCTATGCCGATATCGAGGGTCACCCCGACGACCCGAACGTGAAGCTGGCGCTGGACGAGCTGGGCTATTTCACCACGCGCCTGCATATCCTGGGCACTTACCCGGCGTCGGATTCGCGCGGCTGA
- a CDS encoding cytochrome c family protein: MFDTMTITKTVAGLCATLLFFLVGKWAAETIYMPAEHGAEAHAVYPLPSEGGASHAAAAAPTNPDDGINVEELYASADATAGEALWRNCRSCHALDGSNGTGPHLNGVVGRAVDSVAGFNYSGALTQIGDTWTVENLFHFLRDPRGMAPGTRMTFRGLANPQDRVNLIAYLATQSG; the protein is encoded by the coding sequence ATGTTCGATACCATGACTATCACCAAGACGGTGGCGGGGCTCTGCGCGACGCTCCTGTTTTTCCTTGTCGGCAAATGGGCCGCCGAGACGATCTATATGCCCGCCGAACATGGCGCCGAGGCCCACGCGGTCTATCCGCTGCCGTCGGAAGGGGGCGCCAGTCACGCCGCCGCGGCCGCACCGACCAACCCCGACGACGGCATCAATGTCGAAGAGCTTTACGCCAGCGCCGACGCCACCGCGGGCGAGGCCCTGTGGCGCAACTGCCGCTCGTGCCACGCGCTGGACGGCTCGAACGGCACCGGCCCGCACCTGAACGGCGTGGTCGGCCGCGCGGTGGACAGCGTTGCCGGCTTCAACTATTCGGGCGCGCTGACCCAAATCGGCGACACCTGGACGGTCGAGAACCTGTTCCACTTCCTGCGCGATCCCCGTGGCATGGCGCCCGGCACCCGCATGACCTTTCGCGGGCTGGCCAATCCGCAGGACCGCGTCAACCTGATCGCCTATCTGGCGACGCAAAGCGGCTGA
- a CDS encoding ABC transporter substrate-binding protein: MTRAAQAKTLARDPSAGLRLWLGAAALAMAGLTVAQAAHGQDTTQPDLIRTYGYSYYGDLSYPADFPHYTYVNPDAPQGGDISEYASGTFDSMNPYSRRGRSGRYSWAIYESLLETGAPFGDAAPADVYDEAYCLLCESLEYPPSKDWVIFHLRPEAHFSDGTPLTADDVVFTHNLFLEQGLPSYAEAVRQRVVNAEAIDEHTVRFDFAPGISRRSLIDQVGSTPVFSHRWFQEAGARLDEPRMETSPGSGPYVLDSFEVNRRITYRRDPNYWGRDLPINRGRHNFDVIRVEYFSDDAAAFEAFKTGEYTIRNESNSRQWATGYDFPAVTNGWITREEIPVGSPPTPTGFVFNLGHAMFQDRRVREALILAYNFEWTNQQLQYGLMAQRYSYSQGTRLEAAGLPEGDELALLQSLGDIVPPALLTEPAVGAHTSSADQLQDRRNLRRASRLLQEAGWTVGDDGVRRNADGQVMTIVFPYPSSGSATTEAVIESYLQNLRVLGIDAQGQKIDPAQYTERTRNRDYDMVFDSYVSFIDTGTGLLQRFGSEAADYSLFNPAGLADPVVDAVINASLMAETPEARDTALRALDRVLRWDMIMVPLWYSPNEWVAYWDVYRHPDQLPRFSSGALDWWWYDAGRADELRAAGAPLH; the protein is encoded by the coding sequence ATGACCCGAGCCGCCCAAGCAAAGACCCTGGCCCGCGACCCCTCGGCCGGTCTGCGCCTCTGGCTGGGGGCGGCGGCGCTGGCCATGGCCGGGCTGACGGTGGCACAGGCCGCGCACGGCCAGGACACCACGCAACCCGACCTGATCCGCACCTATGGGTATTCCTATTACGGCGACCTCAGCTATCCCGCCGATTTCCCGCATTACACCTATGTGAACCCCGACGCGCCGCAGGGCGGCGACATTTCGGAATATGCCTCGGGCACCTTCGATTCGATGAACCCCTATTCGCGCCGGGGCCGGTCCGGGCGCTATTCCTGGGCGATTTACGAAAGCCTGCTGGAAACCGGCGCGCCCTTTGGCGATGCCGCCCCCGCCGATGTCTATGACGAGGCCTACTGCCTGCTGTGCGAAAGCCTGGAATACCCGCCCAGCAAGGATTGGGTGATCTTTCACCTGCGCCCCGAAGCGCATTTCAGCGATGGCACCCCGCTGACCGCCGACGACGTCGTCTTTACCCATAACCTGTTCCTTGAGCAGGGCCTGCCCAGCTATGCCGAGGCTGTGCGCCAGCGCGTCGTCAACGCCGAAGCGATCGACGAGCACACCGTGCGCTTCGATTTCGCACCCGGCATCTCGCGCCGGTCGCTGATCGATCAGGTGGGTTCGACGCCCGTCTTTTCGCATCGCTGGTTCCAGGAAGCCGGCGCCCGGCTCGATGAGCCGCGCATGGAGACTTCGCCCGGCTCGGGCCCCTATGTGCTGGACAGCTTCGAGGTCAATCGCCGTATTACCTATCGCCGCGACCCCAACTATTGGGGCCGCGATCTGCCGATCAACCGCGGGCGGCACAATTTCGATGTGATACGGGTCGAATACTTCAGCGACGACGCCGCCGCGTTCGAGGCCTTCAAGACCGGCGAATACACGATCCGCAATGAGAGCAACTCGCGCCAATGGGCGACGGGCTACGATTTTCCGGCGGTGACCAACGGCTGGATCACGCGCGAGGAAATCCCCGTGGGCTCGCCGCCCACACCGACCGGCTTTGTCTTCAACCTGGGGCACGCGATGTTCCAGGACCGCCGCGTGCGCGAGGCGCTGATCCTGGCCTACAACTTCGAATGGACGAACCAGCAGTTGCAATACGGGCTGATGGCGCAACGCTATTCCTATTCGCAGGGCACCCGGCTGGAGGCGGCCGGCCTGCCCGAGGGTGACGAACTGGCCCTGCTGCAATCGCTGGGCGACATCGTGCCGCCCGCGTTGCTGACCGAGCCGGCGGTCGGCGCGCACACGTCGTCGGCCGACCAGTTGCAGGACCGCCGCAACCTGCGCCGCGCCAGCCGCCTGCTGCAAGAGGCCGGCTGGACCGTCGGCGACGACGGCGTGCGCCGCAACGCCGACGGGCAGGTGATGACCATCGTCTTCCCCTATCCGTCGTCGGGCTCGGCCACCACCGAGGCGGTGATCGAAAGCTACCTGCAAAACCTGCGGGTGCTGGGGATCGACGCCCAAGGCCAGAAGATCGACCCCGCTCAATACACCGAACGCACGCGCAACCGCGACTATGACATGGTGTTCGACAGCTACGTCTCGTTCATCGACACCGGCACCGGGTTGTTGCAGCGATTCGGGTCCGAGGCCGCCGACTATTCGCTGTTCAACCCGGCCGGCCTGGCCGATCCGGTGGTGGACGCGGTCATCAACGCCTCGCTCATGGCCGAAACGCCCGAGGCCCGCGACACCGCGCTGCGCGCGCTGGACCGGGTGCTGCGCTGGGACATGATCATGGTTCCGCTGTGGTATTCGCCGAACGAATGGGTCGCCTATTGGGATGTCTACCGCCACCCGGACCAACTGCCGCGTTTCTCGTCGGGCGCGCTGGACTGGTGGTGGTATGACGCGGGCCGCGCGGACGAATTGCGCGCCGCCGGTGCACCGCTGCACTAG
- the yejB gene encoding microcin C ABC transporter permease YejB: MGAYILRRLLLVIPTLIGVMVINFTLVQFVPGGPIEQIIADMQGQGDVTRGFTGSGGDDAARGAAAAPAGTERYIGARGLPPAFIAQLEREFGFDKPPLQRFLDMMWNYMRFDFGTSYFTSKTVVQLIVERMPVSISLGLWSTLIAYVVSIPLGIRKAVRDGTPFDTWTSGAIIVGYAIPGFLFAILLLVLFAGGSYWQWFPSRGLHSEADVWNAMTWPQRILDYAHHMILPTIALTISSFATLTLLTKNSFLDELRKHYVMTARAKGLVERRVLYGHVFRNAMLIVIAGFPAVFIGAFFGGSLIIETVFSLDGLGKLFFEAAVARDYPVIFGTLFIFTLVGLLVGILSDLMYVWIDPRIDFETRGG; the protein is encoded by the coding sequence ATGGGCGCCTATATCCTCAGACGGCTGTTGCTGGTCATCCCCACGTTGATCGGCGTGATGGTCATCAACTTCACGCTGGTGCAGTTCGTGCCGGGCGGGCCGATCGAACAGATCATCGCCGACATGCAGGGCCAGGGGGATGTGACGCGCGGTTTCACCGGCTCGGGCGGGGATGACGCCGCGCGCGGCGCCGCCGCGGCACCGGCAGGAACCGAACGCTACATCGGCGCGCGCGGCCTGCCACCGGCCTTCATCGCCCAGCTCGAACGCGAGTTCGGCTTTGACAAACCGCCACTGCAACGGTTCCTCGACATGATGTGGAACTATATGCGCTTCGATTTCGGCACCAGTTACTTCACCTCGAAAACGGTGGTGCAACTGATCGTCGAACGGATGCCGGTGTCGATCTCGCTGGGGCTGTGGTCCACGCTGATCGCCTATGTCGTGTCGATCCCGCTGGGCATCCGAAAGGCCGTCCGCGACGGCACGCCATTCGACACCTGGACCTCTGGGGCGATCATCGTCGGCTATGCGATCCCCGGCTTTCTGTTCGCGATCCTGCTTCTGGTGCTGTTCGCCGGCGGGTCCTATTGGCAGTGGTTCCCCTCGCGCGGGCTGCATTCCGAGGCCGACGTCTGGAACGCCATGACCTGGCCGCAACGCATCCTCGACTATGCCCACCACATGATCCTGCCGACGATCGCGCTGACCATCTCCAGCTTTGCCACGCTGACGTTGCTGACCAAGAACAGCTTCCTGGACGAATTGCGCAAGCACTACGTCATGACCGCCCGCGCAAAGGGGCTGGTGGAACGCCGGGTGCTTTACGGCCACGTCTTTCGCAACGCCATGCTGATCGTGATCGCGGGCTTTCCGGCAGTGTTCATCGGCGCCTTTTTCGGCGGCTCGCTGATCATCGAGACCGTGTTCTCGCTGGACGGGCTGGGCAAGCTGTTCTTCGAGGCCGCCGTGGCGCGCGACTATCCGGTGATCTTCGGCACGCTGTTCATCTTCACGCTGGTGGGGCTGCTGGTCGGCATCCTGTCCGACCTGATGTATGTCTGGATCGACCCGCGCATCGACTTTGAAACGCGCGGGGGCTGA
- a CDS encoding ABC transporter permease: MALSPLNQRRWRNFRANRRAYWSLWLFLLLYGVTLFAEFLANDVPIVVNYRGSYQFPIFRFYPETAYGGEFRTQADYRTDEVQCLIETGGMELCLDDPEDARAQAPSGTVDGETVVPGWMIWPPIPYSYDTINNLGGPAPSAPDGDHWLGTDGAARDVLARVIYGFRLSVSFAFVVVALSSVMGVTAGAVQGFFGGLTDLIAQRLIELWGSVPSLYVIIIVAAIIPMNFWLLVFLMVLFSWTALVGVVRAEFLRARNFEYVRAARALGVSNARIMARHVLPNALVATVTMLPFIITGAIASLATLDFLGFGLPASAPSLGNLTLQAKQNLQATWLGFTAFFTFAIMLSLLVFIFEGVRDAFDPRKTFR, from the coding sequence ATGGCGCTGTCCCCCCTCAACCAGCGCCGCTGGCGCAATTTCCGCGCCAACCGCCGCGCCTATTGGTCGCTGTGGCTGTTCCTGCTGCTTTACGGCGTGACGCTGTTCGCCGAGTTCCTGGCCAATGACGTGCCGATCGTGGTCAACTATCGCGGCAGCTACCAGTTCCCGATCTTCCGCTTCTATCCCGAAACCGCCTATGGCGGCGAGTTCCGAACCCAGGCGGATTACCGCACGGACGAGGTGCAGTGCCTGATCGAAACCGGCGGCATGGAACTCTGCCTCGACGACCCCGAGGACGCGCGGGCGCAGGCCCCGTCCGGCACCGTGGACGGCGAAACCGTGGTCCCCGGCTGGATGATCTGGCCGCCGATCCCCTATTCCTATGACACGATCAACAACCTGGGCGGCCCGGCACCGTCCGCCCCGGATGGCGACCACTGGCTGGGCACCGACGGCGCCGCGCGCGACGTGCTGGCGCGGGTGATCTACGGCTTCCGCCTGTCGGTCAGCTTTGCTTTCGTGGTGGTGGCGCTGTCGTCGGTCATGGGCGTCACGGCGGGCGCGGTGCAGGGCTTTTTCGGCGGTCTGACCGACCTGATCGCGCAACGCCTGATCGAATTGTGGGGCTCGGTTCCGTCGCTCTACGTCATCATCATCGTCGCCGCGATCATCCCGATGAACTTCTGGTTGCTGGTGTTCCTGATGGTGCTGTTCTCGTGGACCGCGCTGGTCGGCGTGGTGCGCGCAGAGTTCCTGCGCGCGCGCAATTTCGAATACGTCCGCGCCGCCCGCGCGCTGGGGGTCTCGAACGCCCGGATCATGGCGCGCCACGTCCTGCCGAACGCGCTGGTCGCGACCGTCACCATGCTGCCCTTCATCATCACCGGCGCCATCGCGTCGCTGGCGACGCTGGATTTCCTGGGATTTGGCCTGCCGGCCTCGGCGCCGTCGCTGGGCAACCTGACGCTTCAGGCGAAACAGAACCTTCAGGCGACCTGGCTGGGGTTCACCGCGTTTTTCACCTTTGCCATCATGCTCAGCCTGCTGGTGTTCATCTTCGAGGGCGTGCGCGACGCCTTTGACCCGCGAAAGACCTTCCGATGA